The following DNA comes from Poecilia reticulata strain Guanapo linkage group LG16, Guppy_female_1.0+MT, whole genome shotgun sequence.
TTTAACCATGCAAACAATCTTTAAGTCTTTAAGGGGGAAAtatgcacgcgcacacacacacctaccaACCAACTCAGTTAGGTTTGCTATGTTTACGTATGATCTACACATTCTTCAGAGTGACTTCTTCAACCTATGAAATGTGACATCAGCATTTTAGCCTCCAGAGAAAGGAGAAGCAATTGTGAAACTTGTGTGAAATGAGCATGATTGGCATTTCCCACAAGACGATGATAATTACATCCTCCTCGACACAATGTCAAGCAAAGCGGAGTCGATATACGAAAACAGAGCACTATTAAACTGAGCCGAAAGAatcatattaatgttttatgtgtaaCTCTGATGTCATAGCTTCAACGTAACCGTGTGTATAACACTCATGTTGGTTGAAAAACGTAGGCAGAGCAATGAGATAGAAAGTACTACATTGCAGTTTATTAATATCCAGTTAGTAGGGTAGTgagcaaacatgttttctacagaatcccaaagacaaaacagataGATTTAACATTAAGTGTACTTACAGGGTTTGCTGTAGACTTGGGGTGCGTCATCCTCCTGGCGCTGTTGTTTTGCATGCACCTGCTTCTCGCCTTGTCTTCTGTTTAAACAAAGGAAACTGTGGTTTTGTGCTGCTCTAAATATGAGAAGGCTTGATTTCTGTCAGAGCCTGTCAAACTAAGCTGAATTATACTCAGTAATTTCAAGAAACCTGTTGCTGGTAGTCTTATTTTCTCAGTGAAGGATTTGCAGTACAGATGTAAGGGCTGGTGCCTTTCTGGGCTGGGAAAAGTGTGTGAGTGGGGGTAAATAGCTCAGACACAACTCCACAGGCACCCACACTTGTTCGTGACAGAAGAAAGACCCTCAGTGTGTCTGCAGATGGATGCAAATGAAGGTCTGCCTTACACAGGGCCACTGCTgctttaaatagattttttgatTTATGGTGTAGGACTCTGTAAATGTCATAAGGACTGGAATGGGCTTTTTGAGCAACATAGAGCAAAACAACATGGGGAGATGGAGAATAAAAGGCAAAACAGTGGATGCTGGGAAATTCACTGTTTGGATGAAACCTTTTCACAATATGATACATAGAAAGggtttattaatatttcataagAAATTTCAGTCGTTTGAATGTAATTTGTCTGTTTCTTCAGTGAAGTGAAACCatcagcaggtggcagcagaaGACTATAGACCAGGACAAATCGTACGTCACCGCCACATTGTGAGTGGCACTTTCTTTGAGCCAAAAAGATGTGCCAGACTTTTGAGTATCAATTGTGTCATGCGAAACTGTGGGAATGAGTGATCTGGTATGTGTTTGACTTAGTGTTTCACATTAGATGTAAAGCGAAGAAAAATATAGTGTTACGAAGAGcacttgttgttttttaaatgatcagaaGAAGTTTTGCGAACTACCTCAGATActctacaaaatacatttgtgttCTTAACAAATCAAACCAATGTGCCGTTTTTCATAGTGTAAATTCTAAGGGATCTCCAGTAGACAAGACGATGTAAAACTAAAAGTGAAACATACGCACTTTTACTAGAGGTTCGTTTTAATAGAAGTTGGTTAGATTTTCCTGATATAATCTAGCTaatgaatcttttattttactggtaaacaatatatttaagAGTTAAACTAGCTATCCCTTTTTCGCCATGCAACGTCTACGTCGGTAGACAAATTTATTTACTTCAAGAATGGGCGAagctttttgaaatgaaaagattaTTCTTatgttgttccaaaaaaaacatggacactCTTGTCGTGAAAAGCACCGGTAGAAAATGCTTTTGAGCCATAAGCTGCTTTAGGTTAGTCCTGAAGCTTCAAATGATCAACATTGGCATAATTTTTAATATGTAAGATAGCCCTGGTGTCGCATTTTATGTCAGAATCTTTCTCTTTCCGGTATTACGTCAGTCACGTGACTATTGCGGAAGTCAACAAAGGAAGCAGGGAGTGTAGCGACCTGAACCTTCCTggtgttttactttttagacattttataatgtattttttaagcgGAAACCTAAAGGAAGCCTCAGATCGAATGAAGATAAAAGTATTAATTTACTGAGAGACGATTTTTATCTGGctaatctgaagaaaaacacattttaataatggACAAAGATAAATATGGAGCCTCAAAAGTGAACGTGTTTCTTGTTTTGACGTACGGCATTTTGGTGAGTTTCATGATTTCTGTAGGTTTGATTAAGTTTTAACCAGATAAAGCATATCTGGTTCTAAAAAGTCTGAATGAAAAAGTGAACATGATCtagttgcatttatttgaacCCAATCTGCTACTGCTACCTTTGCCACCTGCTTAGCAAAGATGGTGCTTGTGACTTGTTAACTGGATCTCCAGGCTGTTTTTCGCAGCATGAAGTATTTCTAATCTAGCAGAGTTTACTTTTCAATAGGAAGTGCGCAGCAACATGTTACTATACAATTTAATGCATCCAGGGAAAAGTGTTGCATCTCATTAGAATGGCTTTAAATTTTAGGGGCAGTGTAACAcaatattttatcagttttcaagctaactttttaaaaccgtGGTGTATCATAGTGGCGTGGGGCCCATACTGCAGACAGACCGACAGGGTCAAATTCCCacataaagaaaaggaaagtcCATAGTTTCTGTGTCCCAGCAGGACAAACCTGTTCAACTGTCAACAAGGTGGACCTGCATGTCTCGAGGCAGATGGTTTTAATGTTCTGGCTAAGCTTTGTATATCCATACATCTGTAAGAAGAGTTTAAAAAgactgttttatttgtgtttaggtgtttgttttgctgttcatctttataaaaagacaaattatgcACTTTGCCATTAAGTCTCGGAGAGGACCACATGTTCCCATTGGCCACAATGCTCCGAAggtggaacacacacacacacacataacaagTTTGATCctgcaaagtattttaattgTTAATCTACCAGTTTAATGTGCTTTGTTGGTCTTGTAGGAGCTGAAACAAGTAATTGAAGCCAAATTGTGCGAGGTCCAGAAAATCCACTTTGAGCCCCGTCTGTTGTCCCCAGCTGATGACCGAGTAACACAGAGACGACAGTCTGGTCAGAGCGTACAGAGCTTGTACATGAGCACTGCAGCCATCAGGAATAATGCCACTGATAGAGATGTGTTTTGTGTATTCATGTTTATAGGTCCTGATGACTACCTGTACAGGATGAAAGCACTAGACGCTGTCCGGGACATTGGtaatatcagtttttttttttctctaattgcAAGAGAAATAATCCCATCTCCTACATCGACATCTTTCCTctgatttctttagattttcCTTTCCGTGAACTGGGTGGCACTCCCACCGCTGTGACAGGAAAAAGGTTTCGGAcctggctgctgcagctgcgaAATTCCCACTGCATGTTTGAAGACAAGCAGAGCTCTCTGATAGACACGGTGTTGGATGGCTACAACAAAGCACGCCATGGGGCCGAGGTCAGCGGTTTCTCTCATCTACTACAGTAATCTGAATTGTGTTGCCATCAATGATATGATGCAGTACAACAGGAAACCAAATGATAAGTTACTGCATAAATGTGCATATAATGCGCTTGGTTTTGATCCTCAATCATCTTTTACTAAACCAGAGTTTTCTCATAGTTCTGCAAAAAAGCCAAACCTTTGTTTTCTTCCTACTGCGTTTTTAGtagttttgatcaaatattGTGACTTCTTCAAGGTCTGGTCATTTCTTCAATCCGTTTGGAGATGTGCAGCAGTCATGGTGAAACACATTCACAAAGTGCTGCCATAGAAGCATTTTGTGCAAACCTCACGTATCAAACTAAAGTGAATTTCTGTCTGAGTGGCACATGATGGATTCAGTTTTCTCGGTTTGTGTCCTCAGGCTTTCGGAGAAGCAGAGTTCATCAAGTACCAGGAAGCTCTAACTGAGCTAGCCGCCGTGTAAGAAAGCGCCACCCCTTCCCGCACTGCTCCTTCCCAGATTTTGCGTTAATCCCAACACGGAATGTCAATTACGCAGTAAGCAAATCTGCTTTTCTGTTCTGTTGCTTCAGCGTGAAGTCTCGCGGCAGCACTCTGAGCCAACACCACCAGACCGCAGCCAGAGACCTGACCGGCACCACCGAGCCCAGCagcccctcctcctgctcctcgtCCCCCACCCAAACCACCTACCTCACATCTGCAGCGCAGCAGCGCAGCAAGAGGCCCAGGAACTTCCTGGAGCTGAAGAACTTCAAAGATAACTACAACACGCTAGACAGCACGCTCTGAAATAATTATGGATGTGTCCCAAAGGAAAGAAGTTTTAAGTCATGTACTACTGCCTGTAATCCCAGTGCCTCGCTCGCTGTCACCCGACAGTATCAGATTAAACACACTGCCTTCGTGTTACGACGTGCACTGCAGAACGCCGCGCATCAGACTACTGATTCAAGCACTGCTATTTGCCTATGTGTGGCGCCTTTCTATCATTGCATGTACACTGTAAAGTGCTATAATATAACTGATGGTAAGCAGGGTTGACttgaccaaaacaaagaaatctatAGAGCTTATGCAGCAGCATAGGACAATCAGTGTTTATTGCACAACGTATTCGCCTATGCAGATATGTTTGAATTAACCGCCtgtgtttataaaataatagaTAATAGTCATGAAATTAACTACTGTATATGCATTTTTCTATCATGAAAGAAAACACTGTTTATGCCAGTAATTTTTATGTCTATGTATGTTTCTGTGTTGTTCCTTTGagccatattttttatttttttactttaagccttTTCTTACAAAAGCCATATAATTCAGGAACTGTATTGATTAAGTGCCTCTTTTTTGATCAGTTATCTTCATTGAGCagtattttagtgttttaataTGTGTCAGGGTTGAGGTATGACTTCAGGGGAAAACTGTTAACTGTTTAGTCTTACAAGCTGGCCTGCTGATATGAGAAgcatctattttttaaattgttagaCATATCTAACTTTGagtacttttttatttcctgcgGTGCTTATGAATACATGCTGCCATGCAATAAAAGGCGATACTGTCAAGTTGCATAATATGCTTAACGTAATAAACAGTAAATTCTTAACTGAAATATTCACTTCTTGCCATCTTTCTTTGTTATGGAGTCTGCACAATTTCAAAATGCAGAATGACACGGTTCTCTCAAACACAAGCATCGCCATGGAGACTTCCAAccattttgtgaatttgttgTTACAGACCTAGCTCTTAAGGACATGAAGTCATTCTACTTGTCACAGCAAGTAGGAAGCAACTTCCTGCCTCAGGAAAGATGTAGTTTCGTAATTAGGCTTTATGTATGTATTCCTAGacatttctctttcaaaaataaatgtcgTTTATAAAGTAaagatttaaaagtatttataaatACTACTTTCAATTGCATGCAATTTACTACTTTAACATATTGGAATATGTTAAAGTAGTAAATTGCATGCAATTGGaaattgaatacaaatgcaaatttGTATTCAATTTCAATCTATATTGAAATTGAATACAAAGAGTAAATAAGACACAGATCCGGGTCAATTTATACTCAAATTTGACTCCCCAAGTCGTACCGGAAACCATTACATGGGTGCAAAGGTATTTTTGCAACGTTTGAGTTTGTCATGGCAGCAATTTGTAGTGAGAGAAGTGTCCAGCAGAGGTCGCCCTCGTTATTTTAATCTGCCAGTGTTACTGGAATGAAATGGGAGCCTCACCACCGAGCCCGATTCCTCACAGGAAGTTTACATTTCATCTGTCGGAGGCCTCTACtaggaatttaaatattttcttttaccaggaatttttttgtttttagttatttctaGCTAATAGGTATTTCTAAGAAATTTCTAAGAAATTACTAAAGCGGTTGTTTATGCGTCTCTTCTCGGTGACCTATCACGAATAGtgtttataataattataaagcATGCACTTAAGTAGGGATGTTTAGTTAAAGTGTTTATTCTGAAAATTGCAGAGATAACAGATCAGGACATGCACTTCATACAAAAGCTCTTCtatcaaacagattttattttagcataaataaataaaaagcagaaagtcGTTTGAATCTTAAACATCTAATTACATTCACTGAAATATGTACAAGGTGAGGATTCAGACAATGACGTGGAAGTGAAATGAACATCAAGTTTAGaggaaaaatgcaaattaagACACCTTCAGTTTTCCTTCTGTGTGCTCACAGTTTCATAAAGATTTTTAGGGGACcaaacaaattttgaaaatgttaaagacCCAAAtagtaattaatttttttttttgtacataaattTCTACTCACATATGGCTGTGTACATATGAAAGGGTCATATATTCGCAAATGACAAACATGTACAAAGACACAGTTTAGATCATGTCAGTGCTTTTTACGTGATCTATCAGGACAGTGTGAGTAAGCAACAGAACATCGATGGTACATTAATTTAGTTGAGCGTTGTTATGTTGTCATGTTGTCATGAACAGGGAATAAACCGAACAGTCAACGCTATAAACTCAAAGTTCAAACATGTGATAAGGACGAAAACAGGTCAGAACAAGGAGAGCTCTCACTCTAccaacagcaaaaacacaaaatgcacatCTGAGTCACTAACGTTATCTACATAAAGCTGACTCGCACACAGTCATGAGGCAAATACACAGCGGGTGCTGCTGGTCACTCCACTGTTTCCTTCAAACATCGTTTAGTCGGGACGCGGCTTTAGTGGAGCTGCTACAGTTGCGGTTTGGGAAGGCTCAGCTCTGATTCTCCTTTCGATCCGACGAGGCCACCAGCAGAGCTGCTGTCTGAATTCAGTCTGGAAAAACAGTCTGCTGCTTCTGGTTCTTCTGTTTCCTCATGACCGGATCTCGATGACTTTGATGAAGGGCAGCGGTTTGTTAGAGGAGGTGGATGGCTTCAGTGGTTTACTGCAACAACAAGGGCACAGTGAATTAATCACTTTTTACTGGAAACAGCAGGAGTCAGACATTTAGGATATTAACTAAATGAAAAGACacattaaattagaataaactttacatgttttggttcagttagGATTACCCCgattattaacattttctaaatgccGGAATAATGAGAGCAAGTTTTTAGATGGATCTTATTTGGAGAAATTGGGTCACGTTTTTTGGGGGTTATTGTTCTCCTGAATTGTGATCCATTTCTCTTGACAGAAAGAATGAGGTCAGATTCTTGTGATGGTCACTCCTAATCATCCACTTTATTGTGTGGAAGTTACTTTTTAACTAATCTAACTGAACGCTAAGCGTCATTGTCTATTTGCTCCCAAGTTTTGacttcctggctgatgtcttTTGATGTTGCACcaatttttccacataatgttctttcctcgTGATGCTACCAGTTTTATGATGTGCAGTGCACAGTTCAccctgcagcaaaacaaccccacaacataatgctgccactcCCCTGCTGTTCGGTTGGGAtggtgttttcatgttttcaaaaataaaataaataaattttggatttttgtcctttgtgtgcatttgcaaactgtaatctggcttgttgctgtttttgttcaaCAACTTTGTCTGATTTAGTGATAATACTAAGGAAATGTACATAAATATGgtactaaaaaatattttatttgaatggtAGTTCTTTTGTCTTTGCTAATTTAGTAGTGGTTTGTCAAAATGGTTCTTTGTTACATAAGATCTGTACTTTAGGAAACCAGAAAATCACAGACCACTATAAGTTTATAGATATTATAATCCccttaaaaatatttgtcaattCGAAACATTTTCCCCCACTACTTAAAGATACATTTCCTAAATTTCTAGTGTTAGATTATGTTACTACAGTACaagatgaatttatttgaagttttttttgtcagataagTCACAACTTTGCCACAGTGGTGCCATAAATTATGGAAAGTGTTgcttctgcagaaaaaaaaaaaaaaaaatcgaggACAAAATAGGTTACCTGTACACAATCTGTGGATTGCGCTCCGTTGAGAGATAGGAGCTTGACCTTTGTCCTCCCAGGAAGTAGTCCATCTGGTCACGCATTTCTCGATTCTTAATAAGCAAAATGGTTTCAGGGTTATTTACAGTATTACCAAgcattgcattttctttctctttccagaacaagattattttttttatttccctcccacggtccagagatttttttttatttaatttttttttactatagcAGAGGCCAGCAGCACTTCTCACCTCAGCCTCCAAGAATGCCactttctcctccagctcttgGATCACGCGGTCCCGCTCCTGGATCACCATGCGAGAGTTCTGGAGCTAAAGACGAGCAAACAGAGGAGCCAAACAGTGAGCAAACCCTGCGCAAATACGAGCACGGAGTCGACGTGTTTGCCTCGCTGAGGCTGGCGTATGTGCTTCTCACCTGCTCAATCATGTGTCTGACTTTCCTCTGTTGgcttttcagcatgtcatccAGATGGTGGATCTTTTCTTTGAGAATAGCCACCTCCTTCTCCAACTGCTCAGccctaaaaaaatacacacagacagTTACGGCACATTGTAATTTTGGGGGTAGGAGGggtttgttaattttttttccattgtgcAGAATGAAGAACCTATCAGGGAGAAATCTACGGTCTAAATAAAACTATAAGGTGTCCAGTTTGCTGCATTCGACGGGACACAAGACACGTGTAGAGGAAGGTTTTCTGGTGAAATGAGGCCAGAGCTGAATTTTACGGTCTTCCTTCAGAACCCTAACACTCAGtggtgaaaaacacaaagacaatgACATCGTTCAGAGGAGATGGCCTTCCACCAGGACAACTGTGATTTCTAAAGTAGATTGCTGCCACTAGATTTCTGGCAGGgaatcattgtaaaaaaaaaaaacaaaaaaaaacggactttttcagattttaacttatgaaaatgatcaattttcttctgattttcaattatgcactactttattTTCATCTACTAGATAATATCCCATCAACTACGCTGAAGCTTCAGGTTGAAACATATCAAAACGTGGAAAATGTTGGGTGAGTACTTTATTGATGCAGTTGGTGTTGTGTGACTGTAAAGGCTGACCTCtgctccccctggtggccttCCTCTCTCATCTTCCGCAGCTCACGCAGTTCGTCCTCGCGGCTGCGGATGGTCTCCCTCAGGGTGGCGCTCTCGTGCTCCATTCCTCCCAGCAGCCTCTGCAGCTCTTCAATGCGCTTGTCTTTCTTCTCGCCGGCTTCTTCAGTGACCCTCAGCTTCTCCTCCTTGTCGCTCAGACAGTCTCTAAGCCTGCTGCCTTCAGCCTAAATAAGACAGAGCGTTGAGCTTCTTTAGAAGATGAGATAAATAACGGAGGGTACGGGTTATAACCTCTGTGTGTGAATACATTACCTGcagtttctctttctcctcctggTGCTTCTTTTCTGCCTCCTGCAGCTGTGCATACAGACGCTTGCTGACCTCTCTCAGCTtgtctctctctgcttcttcaTCCGCCTCCTGTAGATAAACAGCAAAGTGTTAGCTTTGCAACTTTACAGTTGGGCACATATTTTTATGGTGAcctaataaaaactgtttttgtttcgcCTAAGCTCTGAGGGTTTGCCTATCATAAACACAACGGGTGTGTCTGCGTGCGTCACTGGAACATTTAGGTTGCAGGGGTTTCCTTCTTGCTTGTGCAGCATGCAGTGCATACGTTGGAGATGTAGCGTGAGTCACAGACACGAGTACAATTGGGACGTAAACACAGAGTGCTTCGTTGTGTTTGTACAAAACTCTGATGGCAGCAAGGCGGTTGTGGAGGTGAGGAAATGTGTGGAAACTTTAGTTTAAAGCATCTGTGGAATGAGGAgggtctgaaaacaacaacatgtgCAGTGGGAGGAACAACAAAGCAGCATGTTCCAACGATATTTTTCACACACCCCCAGGGGGGAATATAAGGAACATTGACGCCTTATTTCTTATGTTCTTCTCTTTATGTTCTTCTTCCCCACATAACCTTTCTGTTTGTGCCTCTGGGAGCGGATTGCTTTACACAATGTTCTGTGAGCTGACGCTACAAACGTGAGATTCAATATGTTCTCTAAAAGACTCGcacggaagaaaaaaaaacaaaaacaaaaacaacaacaacagcagcttgaAGCAGAGCCTGCtcatgtgtttttctgctcacCTGCCCGTCGGTTTTGGATCCGGTTTTGGGAGCAGACAATCCGTTCTTTCGGAACGGGATTCCGACCTTCCACCCGTTTGTGTGCGGCTGGATAAAGAAAGACAGGAAGTCAgcagggacaaaaaaaatgaaccaTGGCAGGAATGATAATAGAGGCGAAAGGAAATGCCATAAAGCACACAGGATGAGAggtagaaaataaatgcagtgaGCGGCAAATTTGGGGTACCTTTGTTTTGGCCGCCATCTGCTCCCTCAGGTTCTTCAGGCAGTACCTCACCTgcaacaaacacagacacagtgTGAGTGTTTCAGATGTTATTCAggcattttaatgaattaaaacaaacaacttccCAACTTTTAAATACTCAGcatgatgcatttaaaaatattccatttCATAATTATCAACAACTTTTAGTAATCAGATGTGATACACATTAAAATACAATCAGGTTAGGCTGTTACTGGATTAACATACAAGAACATATCGGTAGTTGTAACTACAACTTTCTGCAGAAACCAAATAGGAACTTGTCAGGTATTTTAGTCTCCAATTTTCTGTGCAGGAACTTAGTAAACTGAGATAAAACAAGGAGGGCATTGAATGTTAGCCAGAAGGATTATTTAAATGACCCAAAGATGCAAATGCTTCATAATCCAGGAAACATTCTCACTGACACGAGCGTCGTTGCGTCAGGAATAATCATAGTTCAGCCACTGACCTCCTGTATCTGTGAAACTTCGTCTGACAGCATCTTCAGGCTCTCCTGTTGCTTCTGCTGCTCTTGTCTGCGAGCCTCCAGATAAACCTAAAGCAAAAGAGCCTCATCAATACTAGACACCAGAGCCAAGTCAAATGCCTTTGACGGGAACCAGAGATCCATATCTGCTACACACACCTTGATGATCTCCACCTGTTCCTCTTTTGACTTCACTGGTTCAGGGTACGAAGCGGTCCTATCGCTGGCCGGCTGCACCAGGGCGAAAGCTCGTCCAATTGGCTGCAAATCAGTGACGAGAGGAGGTTAAGAGCGCAAAGCATTTCCCACATCTGTCAAATCTAGGCCTGATTGCGAAGGAGTTGTTTGTGATCAACATTACAACACAGCATTTGCGGGAGCAGCTTGGATGTTAAATAATCGTTATGAAACATTGCTCTGGAATGTCGGCAGCAATGATGCAATTAAACTGTTAGCTAGTAGAAGAAAGGGGAACATACTGTCCCTTCATGAGCAAGCTATTCCTGTGTTGCATGTCATTATTGTGAGCCTGCATCACAAGAGACATTTAGTAGAAATCTCTATGGAGACCAGCCCTTAAACATCTGCTGGTTTCCTGAGAATGGGTggagcacagagagagagagcgaatGTTACGCAACCTCGCTGCAGCAGACGTCCCCTCAGTTCTGCTAGAACAAAACGAGTGGCAAGACACCCAGATGCTTGTAAACTACTGTAATAAAACCTGATGGCCGCTGTGACATGATTATGAGCTGTACTTACAGTTGATGTGCGAGAACGCTGCATGATGCATTACCCTCTCTCTGAACTAATTCTTGAGAGTCACTGAAAACGTCACGTAAAAGTGTCAGGTTTGAAATAGAGACTTCGTGACTAATTTCTCGGAATATTTATCCGTGAGCGTGTGGAAATTCTGGCTTGGATGTGCAAATATTAATACACAAGTGTatatacaaaaacacaactttctTTTTACTCCAATTAAGTCCTAGaataaaaaatttgtaaaattctGTATGGTTCCTCAACTCTGGGTCTGTCCTGTTTAGATTCAGTCAACTTTGACTCATTAGCAAACCTAACCCAATTCAGTAAAAGATTGTAAAATCTTTGTAAATAGAAAAACTTAATATTTCAGACAATCAGCATCACCGGACCCATTTTACTAGGGCATGAGACAGTCTAAAAGCCTGTGTCCCCCCTAAATAGGACTAAATGATAATGTTGAGGTGAAGAAGACTCGTGTGGTGGTGTCTACTTTAAATGTGCTCCTAGCATATCAAAGTAAAGCCATCAAAGTGTTTACAttcaaaagactgaaaaatataaaaatgtaattactgaTCTGGACAACAAGTACTGATCACAGTCAGTATATCCACAGCACTTCTCCTTGCCGCTACAATCACATAGTTATCTTCTACATGGTGGGTTCTGCTTTCTATCACTTATCCAAAGTGTTTCTCATCTGCAGGAAATGTCTCACCTTATCTCTG
Coding sequences within:
- the tuft1a gene encoding tuftelin 1a, which translates into the protein MNGVTRSLCTIEDIRNDEYSDGCRRLRLTLHDQREANRSAEQHRDKPIGRAFALVQPASDRTASYPEPVKSKEEQVEIIKVYLEARRQEQQKQQESLKMLSDEVSQIQEVRYCLKNLREQMAAKTKPHTNGWKVGIPFRKNGLSAPKTGSKTDGQEADEEAERDKLREVSKRLYAQLQEAEKKHQEEKEKLQAEGSRLRDCLSDKEEKLRVTEEAGEKKDKRIEELQRLLGGMEHESATLRETIRSREDELRELRKMREEGHQGEQRAEQLEKEVAILKEKIHHLDDMLKSQQRKVRHMIEQLQNSRMVIQERDRVIQELEEKVAFLEAENREMRDQMDYFLGGQRSSSYLSTERNPQIVYSKPLKPSTSSNKPLPFIKVIEIRS
- the ltap1 gene encoding protein C1orf43 homolog isoform X4, translated to MHFAIKSRRGPHVPIGHNAPKELKQVIEAKLCEVQKIHFEPRLLSPADDRVTQRRQSGPDDYLYRMKALDAVRDIDFPFRELGGTPTAVTGKRFRTWLLQLRNSHCMFEDKQSSLIDTVLDGYNKARHGAEAFGEAEFIKYQEALTELAAVVKSRGSTLSQHHQTAARDLTGTTEPSSPSSCSSSPTQTTYLTSAAQQRSKRPRNFLELKNFKDNYNTLDSTL
- the ltap1 gene encoding protein C1orf43 homolog isoform X3; amino-acid sequence: MDKDKYGASKVNVFLVLTYGILELKQVIEAKLCEVQKIHFEPRLLSPADDRVTQRRQSGPDDYLYRMKALDAVRDIDFPFRELGGTPTAVTGKRFRTWLLQLRNSHCMFEDKQSSLIDTVLDGYNKARHGAEAFGEAEFIKYQEALTELAAVVKSRGSTLSQHHQTAARDLTGTTEPSSPSSCSSSPTQTTYLTSAAQQRSKRPRNFLELKNFKDNYNTLDSTL
- the ltap1 gene encoding protein C1orf43 homolog isoform X1; the protein is MDKDKYGASKVNVFLVLTYGILVFVLLFIFIKRQIMHFAIKSRRGPHVPIGHNAPKELKQVIEAKLCEVQKIHFEPRLLSPADDRVTQRRQSGPDDYLYRMKALDAVRDIDFPFRELGGTPTAVTGKRFRTWLLQLRNSHCMFEDKQSSLIDTVLDGYNKARHGAEAFGEAEFIKYQEALTELAAVVKSRGSTLSQHHQTAARDLTGTTEPSSPSSCSSSPTQTTYLTSAAQQRSKRPRNFLELKNFKDNYNTLDSTL
- the ltap1 gene encoding protein C1orf43 homolog isoform X2 — protein: MSDLVFVLLFIFIKRQIMHFAIKSRRGPHVPIGHNAPKELKQVIEAKLCEVQKIHFEPRLLSPADDRVTQRRQSGPDDYLYRMKALDAVRDIDFPFRELGGTPTAVTGKRFRTWLLQLRNSHCMFEDKQSSLIDTVLDGYNKARHGAEAFGEAEFIKYQEALTELAAVVKSRGSTLSQHHQTAARDLTGTTEPSSPSSCSSSPTQTTYLTSAAQQRSKRPRNFLELKNFKDNYNTLDSTL